In one Magallana gigas chromosome 7, xbMagGiga1.1, whole genome shotgun sequence genomic region, the following are encoded:
- the LOC105317369 gene encoding UPAR/Ly6 domain-containing protein crok: MYKLIAILGVAFAAFLCFEFGNAIQCYQCNSYFQQDCSDYFNNHSHALVDCGPNVTMCRKIVQEVYYQDEWNVRYIRQCAPSGEIGEDEGRVCKERTGTYRIKMKYCHCGNQHGCNSASNVQLPLVMLLLPVLAAVKSQLSNLL, encoded by the exons ATGTACAAATTAATTGCCATTTTGGGAGTTGCTTTTGCAgcatttttatgttttgaatttG gaAATGCCATCCAGTGTTATCAGTGTAATTCCTACTTCCAACAGGATTGCTCTGATTACTTTAACAACCACTCACATGCTCTGGTAGACTGTGGACCAAATGTCACCATGTGTAGGAAAATTGTCCAGGAAG tttactaCCAGGATGAGTGGAATGTTCGCTACATCCGTCAGTGTGCTCCATCAGGAGAGATCGGTGAGGATGAGGGACGTGTCTGCAAGGAGAGAACCGGAACATACCGCATCAAAATGAAATACTGCCACTGTGGAAACCAGCACGGATGTAACAGCGCCTCAAACGTTCAGCTGCCACTCGTAATGCTCCTGCTCCCAGTCTTAGCTGCTGTCAAATCTCAACTGTCTAATCTCTTATGA
- the LOC105317368 gene encoding uncharacterized protein: MFEFLLERHLHVNNLQRKSAMLVVHQAVAWIALLGIILYPKTAQAIQCYQCDSNEDLSCPSYESFDKEVNAPVNCNSFEANTPGQFCMKITQESPGWRGWKKITRRCGSRTDQGVAWGCRWSWDTVGVFKEICYCETNNCNGASGIKMSFASVAIVFMGFLLRRFL; this comes from the exons ATGTTTGAATTTCTACTAGAGCGCCACCTGCATGTCAACAATTTACAAAGGAAGAGCGCCATGTTGGTCGTTCACCAGGCAGTCGCCTGGATAGCTTTACTTGGCATTATTCTGTACCCGAAAACAG ccCAAGCAATTCAATGTTATCAGTGTGACAGCAATGAAGATTTGTCCTGTCCGTCCTATGAGTCCTTTGATAAAGAGGTCAATGCCCCTGTTAACTGTAACAGCTTTGAGGCCAACACTCCTGGCCAGTTTTGTATGAAGATCACTCAGGAGAGTCCAGGAT GGAGAGGatggaaaaaaatcacaagGAGATGTGGATCAAGAACAGATCAAG GTGTTGCTTGGGGTTGCCGTTGGTCCTGGGATACAGTAGGCGTGTTTAAGGAGATCTGTTACTGCGAAACAAACAACTGTAACGGAGCATCCGGTATCAAGATGTCATTCGCCTCTGTTGCCATAGTGTTCATGGGATTCCTTCTGCGCAGATTTTTATAA